The following DNA comes from Chloroflexota bacterium.
ATCTGGACCTACGCCCCCAGTGGGGAAGGGGGGGCAAGAAGGAAAACAAACCCGCTGGTAGTTGTGGGGGCGGGTCCGGCCGGCACGACTGCTGCCATTGAACCCGCCCGTGCCGGCGTGCCGGTCACACTCATTGACGAGAATCCCATCGGCAAGTCCATGATGGACTTAGACGTACCACTTTTCTTCGGCAAGCGGACCACATCCTCACTCGCGAATAGAAATGCAATGTTGGAGAGGGTGACCGCGGCAAGCCCTGCGCTCAGTGAGTTGGAGTCAGCCGGTGTCGAGGTTCAGCTTGGCACGTGCGTCTGGGGCGTTTTCTGCAATACGGAAACCAGCCGGAGACTCGATGGTCCGCAACTCGGCTTGGCCGACGACAAGCAATCGTGGGTCATAAAGTACGACCGGCTCATCGTGGCGGCCGGCGCCCGGGACTTGAACTTCTCGTTTGCCGGTTCAGACCTGGCGGGAGCGATGGGAGCCAACGGCGCTCACGCGCTGCTAAGTCGCTACCAGGCATTGACGGCGCGGCGTATGGTGATCATGGGCTCTGGCAACGTGGGACTCCACACTGCCAGAATGGCACTCGCAAATGACATTGAGGTAGTCGCCATTGTTGACGTGTCCTCATCCGTGCGTGGCGACGAGTCCCTCGCAAGAGATCTGCAGCAAGACGGCGTTGACCTTTACACCTCACATACCTTAAAGGAAGCCGTCGGCGGCGAAGACGGTATCGAGTCCGTCGTGCTCGTGGCAGTAGACGAACACAACGAGCCGGTCAGCGGTTCAGAGAAGACGATCGCCGCCGATACGGTGTGCCAAGCGATCGGGCTCGTGCCCAATATAGAGCTCCTCAGTCTTCTGGACTGCGACGTAACCTTCAAGTCTGAGCTTGGTGGATACGTGCCGAACCATGATGAGTGTATGCGAACCAGCGTCGAAAATGTGTTTGTCGCGGGTGACGTTGCAGGATTCCACGATGGCATGATCCTGGACGACAATGTCGCCCGCAATCAAGGTCGCCTCGCCGGCATCGCCGCTGCCGAGTCGCTCGGCGCTATCGATAGCGCGCAGGCGCGCGCCCGGCGCGCCGAGATTCAGGCTGAGGCAGTCGCTGCCAGCCCGGCCGCCGTTCATTCAGTTTGGCATCAATGGCTGCAGTCACTTGTCAATGTAGGCGGGCTGGATGTGCTTGTCTGCGAGTGCGAGGAAGTTACCCGCGCGGAACTCATAGACTTGGACCCGCCCCGTTACTTAGATTGGCGGTCGGAGCAGATGAACAGTCGGAGCCTGCAAACCCAATTGCAGGATGGTCCGGTCGATCCAGACCAAGTCAGGCGCCTCACGCGGGTGGGCATGGGCCAATGTCAGGGCAGGCGCTGCCGCGAGCAGGCTGCGCTGCTGCTGGCTGCGGAGTCGGGTACCAATATTTCAGATGTACCTTATATGTCTTACCGGCCACCCGTGCGACCGCT
Coding sequences within:
- a CDS encoding FAD-dependent oxidoreductase; the encoded protein is IWTYAPSGEGGARRKTNPLVVVGAGPAGTTAAIEPARAGVPVTLIDENPIGKSMMDLDVPLFFGKRTTSSLANRNAMLERVTAASPALSELESAGVEVQLGTCVWGVFCNTETSRRLDGPQLGLADDKQSWVIKYDRLIVAAGARDLNFSFAGSDLAGAMGANGAHALLSRYQALTARRMVIMGSGNVGLHTARMALANDIEVVAIVDVSSSVRGDESLARDLQQDGVDLYTSHTLKEAVGGEDGIESVVLVAVDEHNEPVSGSEKTIAADTVCQAIGLVPNIELLSLLDCDVTFKSELGGYVPNHDECMRTSVENVFVAGDVAGFHDGMILDDNVARNQGRLAGIAAAESLGAIDSAQARARRAEIQAEAVAASPAAVHSVWHQWLQSLVNVGGLDVLVCECEEVTRAELIDLDPPRYLDWRSEQMNSRSLQTQLQDGPVDPDQVRRLTRVGMGQCQGRRCREQAALLLAAESGTNISDVPYMSYRPPVRPLPLNVMWPHDETEEMRENWVKWFIPVSRVLG